Proteins from one Stenotrophomonas aracearum genomic window:
- a CDS encoding SPOR domain-containing protein has protein sequence MDTPLKQRLIGAIVLVALAVIFLPMLVKGPAPDSGVANVPISAPDAPADGQFQTRELPLVAPTGGATGLQGAASTTAPLQDAAAPAEAAVADTSPAVAAGNYAVSFGAYGSQADANAVIAFLKKAQLPGFSEAAMINGRPAWRVRVGPYADRAQAEAARLEAVKVRNDVKAEVVTLDAGANSAVATAPTPTTTPASPAPAAASSASAAPAAAAVKTEALPPEPVAAAKAAPKPEAPKPEPKPAPAKPEAPVAATKPAVVPAAPAASSVGFAVQLGAFGQASDANALRDKVRAAGFSAFVEQVRTDKGTLNRVRVGPVANRAEAENLKAQVASKVGVAGMVRPHP, from the coding sequence GTGGATACTCCTCTGAAACAGCGTCTGATTGGTGCCATCGTCCTGGTGGCGCTGGCCGTGATTTTCCTGCCCATGCTGGTCAAGGGCCCAGCGCCCGACAGTGGCGTGGCCAATGTTCCGATCAGTGCTCCGGATGCTCCGGCCGACGGCCAGTTCCAGACCCGCGAACTGCCGCTGGTAGCGCCCACCGGCGGGGCCACTGGCCTGCAGGGTGCGGCCAGCACCACCGCGCCGTTGCAGGACGCTGCCGCGCCGGCCGAAGCGGCCGTTGCCGACACCTCGCCCGCCGTGGCTGCGGGCAACTATGCGGTCAGTTTCGGCGCCTACGGCAGCCAGGCCGACGCCAATGCGGTCATCGCCTTCCTGAAGAAGGCCCAGCTGCCGGGCTTCAGCGAAGCGGCGATGATCAACGGCCGCCCGGCCTGGCGGGTCCGGGTAGGACCGTACGCCGACCGCGCGCAGGCCGAAGCCGCGCGCCTTGAGGCAGTGAAAGTTCGCAATGACGTCAAGGCCGAAGTGGTAACTCTGGACGCCGGTGCGAACAGCGCGGTGGCCACCGCGCCGACTCCGACCACCACCCCGGCCAGTCCGGCGCCGGCGGCGGCCTCCAGTGCCAGCGCCGCCCCGGCCGCCGCGGCAGTCAAGACCGAAGCGCTGCCGCCGGAGCCGGTGGCCGCCGCCAAGGCGGCGCCGAAGCCGGAAGCACCCAAACCCGAACCGAAGCCTGCCCCGGCCAAGCCGGAAGCACCGGTCGCGGCGACCAAGCCGGCCGTGGTGCCGGCGGCGCCGGCCGCCAGCAGCGTCGGCTTCGCCGTGCAGCTGGGCGCGTTCGGCCAGGCCAGCGACGCCAACGCGCTGCGCGACAAGGTCCGCGCCGCCGGTTTCAGCGCATTCGTGGAGCAGGTACGCACCGACAAGGGCACGCTCAACCGCGTGCGTGTCGGGCCGGTCGCCAACCGTGCCGAGGCGGAGAACCTCAAGGCCCAGGTTGCGTCGAAGGTCGGCGTGGCCGGCATGGTCCGGCCGCATCCCTGA
- a CDS encoding CvpA family protein — MLDVVLLAVIGISTLLGLMKGFVSIVISTLSWLLGGWAALMFGRSAAAWWSAPAAPGSGHYVAGYLTVFLLVMVSVWAIGLVVRQAVRSTSLNGADRMLGGGLGVARGGLIACVLLLLGSYTPLTREPTWRNSYLRVALDPGVGWMQAHMPRMPDLPALPDLDAMQGLQALPAALPEVNMAQLPGVELGKPGATGDNGVLGQLLGGRGWPRPLDETPQQAVDPADVWANQARPGSPQNTDPALVRPDDTGPARNGSPGQARPPSQ, encoded by the coding sequence ATGCTTGATGTCGTGCTGCTGGCGGTAATCGGCATTTCCACCCTGCTGGGGCTGATGAAAGGCTTCGTCAGCATCGTCATCAGCACCCTGTCATGGCTGCTCGGCGGCTGGGCCGCACTGATGTTCGGGCGCAGCGCGGCGGCCTGGTGGTCGGCTCCGGCGGCGCCGGGCAGCGGCCATTACGTGGCCGGGTACCTCACCGTGTTCCTGCTGGTCATGGTCTCGGTCTGGGCGATCGGCCTGGTGGTCCGCCAAGCGGTCCGTTCGACCAGCCTGAACGGCGCCGACCGCATGCTGGGCGGCGGCCTGGGCGTGGCGCGCGGCGGCCTGATCGCCTGCGTACTGCTGCTGCTGGGCTCCTACACGCCGTTGACCCGTGAGCCGACCTGGCGGAATTCCTACCTGCGCGTCGCGCTGGACCCCGGCGTGGGCTGGATGCAGGCGCACATGCCGCGCATGCCGGACCTGCCGGCGCTGCCCGATCTGGACGCCATGCAGGGGCTGCAGGCCCTGCCTGCCGCGCTGCCGGAGGTGAACATGGCGCAACTGCCCGGCGTGGAGTTGGGCAAGCCGGGCGCGACAGGCGATAATGGCGTACTTGGCCAGTTGCTGGGTGGGCGCGGATGGCCGCGACCACTGGATGAGACCCCGCAGCAGGCGGTGGACCCCGCCGATGTGTGGGCCAACCAGGCACGACCAGGCTCCCCCCAGAACACCGATCCGGCGCTCGTGCGGCCGGACGACACCGGTCCGGCACGGAACGGTTCCCCCGGCCAGGCACGGCCACCTTCACAGTAG
- a CDS encoding S46 family peptidase — protein MRSNLLAFSVVASLGLVQAAAAAEGMWVPQQLPEIAGPLKQAGLKLSPEQISDLTGDPMGAVVALGGCTASFVSPQGLVVTNHHCAYGAIQLNSTAEKNLIKDGFNAPTLKDELSAGPNARVFVLDQITDVTDQAKAAIAAAGKDPLARTRALEAFDKAQTAACEADAGFRCRLYSFSGGNTYRLFRNMEIKDVRLVYAPPGSVGKFGGDVDNWMWPRHTGDFSFYRAYVGKDGKPAAFSADNVPYQPKHFLKFADQPLGADDFVMVAGYPGRTNRYALAGEFNETADWSYPTIARHYNAVLDLIDKAGKADPDVKVKYANTAASMNNVAKNYKGQLEGFKRIDAAGQKQAEEAAVLAWLKKQGAAGKPALAAHAQLVKHLDTSRTTRERDLFVSQFNNTSAVGAALSLYRLSIERAKPDAERETGYQERDLPTLEGTLRQMDRRYVAKMDQQLQQYWLNQYAALPAAQRSNEVLNQWLAGSDAAAVDGLVRKLSGTKLGSLDERLTWFKADRAAFEASTDPAIQYAVAAMPALLKQEEQKKTREGESLLARPTYLQAVADYKKSQGGFVYPDANLSLRITFGNVMGYGKDGVNYTPFTTLEGVAAKETGEDPFDSPKALLDAVKAKRYGGLEDKRIGSVPVNFLSNLDITGGNSGSPVLDAHGKLVGLAFDGNWESVSSNWVFDPVMTRMIAVDSRYMQ, from the coding sequence ATGCGCTCGAATCTGCTTGCGTTTTCCGTCGTTGCCAGCCTTGGGCTGGTCCAGGCCGCCGCTGCCGCCGAGGGCATGTGGGTGCCGCAACAGCTGCCGGAGATTGCCGGGCCGCTGAAGCAGGCCGGCCTGAAGCTGTCGCCGGAACAGATCTCCGACCTGACCGGCGACCCGATGGGCGCGGTGGTCGCGCTGGGCGGCTGCACCGCCAGCTTCGTCTCGCCGCAGGGCCTGGTGGTCACCAACCACCACTGCGCCTATGGCGCGATCCAGCTCAACTCGACCGCCGAGAAGAACCTGATCAAGGACGGCTTCAATGCGCCGACCCTGAAGGACGAACTCAGCGCCGGTCCGAACGCGCGCGTGTTCGTGCTCGACCAGATCACCGACGTCACCGACCAGGCCAAGGCCGCCATTGCCGCCGCCGGCAAGGACCCGCTGGCCCGTACCCGCGCGCTGGAAGCGTTCGACAAGGCGCAGACCGCCGCCTGCGAGGCCGACGCCGGTTTCCGCTGCCGCCTGTACAGCTTCTCTGGCGGCAACACCTACCGCCTGTTCCGCAACATGGAAATCAAGGACGTGCGCCTGGTCTACGCGCCGCCCGGCAGCGTCGGCAAGTTCGGCGGCGACGTCGACAACTGGATGTGGCCGCGCCACACCGGCGACTTCTCGTTCTACCGCGCCTATGTCGGCAAGGACGGCAAGCCGGCCGCATTCTCGGCCGACAACGTGCCGTACCAGCCGAAGCACTTCCTGAAGTTCGCCGACCAGCCGCTGGGCGCCGACGACTTCGTGATGGTGGCCGGTTACCCGGGCCGCACCAACCGCTACGCGCTGGCTGGCGAATTCAATGAGACCGCCGACTGGTCCTACCCGACCATCGCCCGCCACTACAACGCGGTGCTGGACCTGATCGACAAGGCCGGCAAGGCCGATCCGGACGTGAAGGTGAAGTACGCCAACACGGCCGCCAGCATGAACAACGTGGCCAAGAACTACAAAGGCCAGCTGGAAGGCTTCAAGCGCATCGACGCCGCCGGCCAGAAGCAGGCCGAGGAAGCGGCCGTGCTGGCATGGCTGAAGAAGCAGGGCGCGGCGGGCAAGCCCGCACTGGCCGCGCACGCGCAGCTGGTCAAGCACCTGGACACCAGCCGCACCACCCGCGAGCGCGACCTGTTCGTCAGCCAGTTCAACAACACGTCTGCGGTCGGCGCCGCGCTGTCGCTGTATCGCCTGTCGATCGAGCGCGCCAAGCCGGACGCCGAGCGCGAAACCGGCTACCAGGAACGCGACCTGCCGACCCTGGAAGGCACCCTGCGCCAGATGGACCGCCGCTACGTGGCGAAGATGGACCAGCAGCTGCAGCAGTACTGGCTGAACCAGTACGCGGCCCTGCCGGCGGCACAGCGCAGCAACGAGGTGCTGAACCAGTGGCTGGCCGGCAGCGATGCCGCCGCCGTCGACGGCCTGGTCCGCAAGCTGTCGGGCACGAAGCTGGGCAGCCTGGACGAGCGCCTGACCTGGTTCAAGGCCGACCGCGCCGCCTTCGAAGCCAGCACCGACCCGGCCATCCAGTACGCGGTGGCAGCGATGCCGGCGCTGCTGAAGCAGGAAGAGCAGAAGAAGACCCGCGAAGGCGAATCGCTGCTGGCCCGCCCGACCTACCTGCAGGCCGTGGCCGACTACAAGAAGAGCCAGGGCGGCTTCGTCTATCCCGACGCCAACCTGTCGCTGCGCATCACCTTCGGCAATGTCATGGGCTACGGCAAGGACGGCGTGAACTACACCCCGTTCACCACGCTGGAAGGCGTGGCCGCCAAGGAAACCGGCGAAGATCCGTTCGACTCGCCCAAGGCGCTGCTGGACGCGGTCAAGGCCAAGCGATACGGCGGGCTGGAAGACAAGCGGATCGGCTCGGTGCCGGTCAACTTCCTCTCCAACCTGGACATCACCGGCGGCAATTCCGGTTCGCCGGTGCTTGACGCGCACGGCAAGCTGGTCGGCCTGGCCTTCGACGGCAACTGGGAATCGGTCAGCTCCAACTGGGTGTTCGACCCGGTGATGACCCGCATGATTGCGGTGGACAGCCGCTACATGCAGTGA
- a CDS encoding TorF family putative porin, translating to MNHATRHTAAAVLCAALFAPFIASAQDEAESPFSWNVTGVSDYVFRGVSQTDEDPTLQAGFTYTSPVGLYAGIWGSGVDFGDGGPDAEVDYFIGYGVDVTDNVNFDVMLNHYSYPGSSELAYTELITKTSFAEHYNVTVAYTNDVWNTDTDGWYFAAGTEWALPQEFNLTANVGRNTFKDEIAKDYTDWNIGVNRTWGLFTLGLGYYGTDGNGRDNSGKLADNRVVFTVAVGQ from the coding sequence ATGAACCACGCCACGCGCCATACCGCCGCCGCTGTGCTCTGCGCCGCCCTGTTTGCCCCGTTCATCGCCAGCGCCCAGGACGAGGCCGAATCGCCGTTCAGCTGGAACGTGACGGGTGTGTCCGACTACGTGTTCCGGGGTGTCTCGCAGACCGATGAAGACCCGACCCTGCAGGCTGGCTTCACCTATACCTCGCCGGTCGGCCTGTACGCCGGCATCTGGGGCTCGGGCGTGGACTTCGGCGACGGCGGCCCGGATGCCGAGGTCGACTACTTCATCGGCTACGGCGTGGACGTCACCGACAACGTCAACTTCGACGTCATGCTCAACCACTACAGCTACCCGGGTTCCAGCGAGCTGGCCTATACCGAGCTGATCACCAAGACCAGCTTCGCCGAGCATTACAACGTGACCGTGGCCTACACCAACGACGTCTGGAACACCGACACCGACGGCTGGTATTTCGCTGCCGGCACCGAGTGGGCGCTGCCGCAGGAATTCAACCTGACCGCCAACGTCGGCCGCAACACCTTCAAGGACGAGATCGCCAAGGACTACACCGACTGGAACATCGGCGTGAACCGCACCTGGGGCCTGTTCACCCTGGGCCTGGGCTACTACGGCACCGACGGCAACGGCCGCGACAACAGCGGCAAGCTCGCCGACAACCGCGTCGTCTTCACCGTCGCCGTCGGGCAATAA
- a CDS encoding OmpA family protein produces the protein MNKKILTAALLGGLAFAQAASAQSSFDDRWYLTGSAGFNFQDSDRLTNDAPFVTLGLGKFVSPNWSLDFDLNYQNPNFDANQDLNWSQYGASVDARYHFIQDGRGWNPYLLMGLGYQKSEEEFDNFPSPDSPGERKDGNFAAKVGVGLQTTFEKRVAVRAEVAYRGDFDDKSIAAPDESWFGDVLASVGVVIPLGPPPAAPVVAPPPAAPSCADLDDDGDGVNNCDDKCPDSQPGQTIGPDGCPVPVSIDLKGVNFDFDKSNLRPDAVAILSEATQILVRYPDLRVEVAGHTDLCGKEDYNQKLSERRATTVYNYLTQNGVAASRLTGPIGYGESRPLEQTPQTFPACKSEKNRRTELNVQN, from the coding sequence ATGAACAAGAAGATCCTCACTGCCGCGCTGCTGGGCGGCCTGGCGTTTGCCCAGGCAGCTTCGGCGCAGTCGTCCTTTGATGACCGCTGGTACCTGACCGGTTCGGCGGGCTTCAACTTCCAGGATAGCGACCGTCTGACCAACGATGCTCCGTTCGTGACCCTGGGCCTGGGTAAGTTCGTCAGCCCGAACTGGTCGCTCGATTTCGACCTGAACTACCAGAACCCGAACTTCGACGCCAACCAGGATCTGAACTGGAGCCAGTACGGCGCGTCGGTCGATGCCCGTTACCACTTCATCCAGGACGGCCGTGGCTGGAACCCGTACCTGCTGATGGGCCTGGGCTACCAGAAGTCGGAAGAAGAGTTCGACAACTTCCCGTCGCCGGACAGCCCGGGTGAGCGCAAGGACGGCAACTTCGCCGCCAAGGTCGGCGTCGGCCTGCAGACCACCTTCGAAAAGCGCGTTGCAGTCCGTGCCGAAGTGGCCTACCGCGGTGACTTCGACGACAAGAGCATCGCTGCTCCGGACGAAAGCTGGTTCGGCGACGTGCTGGCCTCGGTCGGCGTCGTGATCCCGCTGGGCCCGCCGCCGGCTGCCCCGGTTGTCGCTCCGCCGCCGGCTGCCCCGAGCTGCGCCGACCTGGATGACGACGGTGACGGCGTCAACAACTGCGACGACAAGTGCCCGGATTCGCAGCCGGGTCAGACCATCGGTCCGGACGGTTGCCCGGTGCCGGTCTCCATCGACCTGAAGGGCGTCAACTTCGACTTCGACAAGTCGAACCTGCGTCCGGACGCCGTGGCGATCCTGAGCGAAGCCACCCAGATCCTGGTGCGTTACCCGGACCTGCGCGTCGAAGTGGCTGGCCACACCGACCTGTGCGGCAAGGAAGACTACAACCAGAAGCTGTCCGAGCGTCGTGCGACCACCGTGTACAACTATCTGACCCAGAACGGCGTTGCTGCCAGCCGTCTGACCGGTCCGATCGGTTATGGCGAGAGCCGTCCGCTGGAGCAGACCCCGCAGACCTTCCCGGCCTGCAAGAGCGAGAAGAACCGTCGTACCGAGCTGAACGTCCAGAACTGA
- a CDS encoding pseudouridine synthase yields MSTRRPPAAPPDRPRRDPRRASAPARAGTARAPDAPRHGLARVLSKAGLCSRTEAARWIADGRVTVDGRTINNPEFPIVDGRHVVRVDGQPLGSARRIHIMLNKPRGLVTTAQDERGRDTVYRCFDGAGLPWLAPVGRLDKASEGLLLFSNDPEWAARLTDPETGPDKTYHVQVDVIPDETQLAALRAGVEDDGEFLRARAVRLLRSGEKTAWLEVVLEEGRNRHIRRLLAAFQIGVLRLVRVGIGHLALGTLGKGAWRELQPHELELLHTTAGSAVVAS; encoded by the coding sequence ATGAGCACCCGTCGGCCACCCGCGGCGCCTCCTGATCGACCACGCCGCGACCCGCGGCGTGCGTCCGCCCCGGCCAGAGCCGGCACCGCGCGCGCCCCCGATGCGCCGCGCCACGGGCTGGCGCGGGTACTGTCCAAGGCCGGGCTGTGCTCACGCACCGAGGCCGCGCGCTGGATCGCCGACGGCCGGGTCACGGTCGACGGCCGCACCATCAACAACCCGGAGTTCCCGATCGTCGACGGCCGCCATGTGGTCCGCGTCGACGGCCAGCCGCTGGGCAGCGCCCGGCGCATCCACATCATGCTCAACAAGCCGCGCGGACTGGTCACCACCGCGCAGGACGAGCGTGGCCGCGACACCGTCTACCGCTGCTTCGACGGTGCTGGCCTGCCGTGGCTGGCCCCGGTGGGGCGCCTGGACAAGGCCAGCGAGGGGCTGCTGCTGTTCAGCAACGATCCCGAGTGGGCGGCCCGCCTGACCGATCCGGAAACCGGGCCGGACAAGACCTATCACGTGCAGGTCGACGTCATTCCCGATGAGACCCAGCTGGCCGCGCTGCGCGCCGGGGTCGAGGACGACGGCGAGTTCCTGCGCGCACGCGCGGTGCGGTTGCTGCGCAGCGGGGAAAAGACCGCCTGGCTCGAAGTGGTGCTGGAAGAGGGCCGCAACCGGCACATCCGCCGCCTGCTGGCGGCCTTCCAGATCGGTGTTCTACGTTTGGTAAGGGTAGGGATCGGCCACTTGGCACTGGGGACGCTGGGCAAGGGCGCCTGGCGCGAGCTGCAGCCGCACGAACTGGAGTTGCTCCACACCACGGCCGGAAGTGCCGTGGTCGCATCGTAG
- a CDS encoding histidine phosphatase family protein codes for MRILLARHGETPWNAEGRYQGQIDIPLSPIGEAQAQALGERLKSVDITRAVASPLSRAQRTAQLALGAERAPVLLTEPDLQEIAHGEWEGLLASEIHEKDPSRLQAWREEPDTVLMPGGESLRLVLDRSWRGLARAAEGLGEHDTLLVVAHDAVNRVILCRILGLPLSRLWTFRQAPTTLNLLEGADLDSLEVVRLNDCAHHTPFFGEAKHRAL; via the coding sequence ATGCGCATCCTGCTTGCCCGTCACGGTGAAACCCCGTGGAATGCCGAAGGCCGTTACCAGGGCCAGATCGATATCCCGCTGTCGCCGATCGGCGAAGCCCAAGCCCAGGCGCTGGGCGAACGCCTGAAGTCGGTGGACATCACCCGCGCCGTCGCCTCGCCGCTGTCGCGCGCGCAGCGCACCGCGCAGCTGGCGCTGGGCGCCGAACGGGCGCCGGTGCTGCTGACCGAACCGGACCTGCAGGAGATCGCCCACGGTGAGTGGGAAGGCCTGCTGGCCAGCGAAATCCATGAGAAAGACCCGTCGCGCCTGCAGGCCTGGCGGGAGGAACCGGACACCGTGCTGATGCCCGGCGGCGAATCGCTGCGCCTGGTGCTGGACCGCAGCTGGCGTGGCCTGGCCCGCGCCGCCGAAGGGTTGGGCGAGCACGACACCCTGCTGGTGGTGGCCCATGACGCGGTCAACCGGGTGATCCTGTGCCGGATCCTGGGCCTGCCGCTGTCGCGCCTGTGGACCTTCCGCCAGGCCCCGACCACGCTCAACCTGCTCGAAGGCGCCGACCTGGACAGCCTGGAAGTGGTGCGCCTGAACGACTGCGCCCACCACACGCCGTTCTTCGGTGAAGCCAAGCACCGCGCGCTGTAA
- the folC gene encoding bifunctional tetrahydrofolate synthase/dihydrofolate synthase: MNTARPQTLADWLAYIEQQHPATIDMGLERVRTVATAMGLGQPAPHTIVVGGTNGKGSTVAFVEAIARAAGWKVGAYTSPHLLQYNERVRIDGEDASDAALVAAFNAIEDARGDTTLTYFEYGTLAALHLFAGAGLDLAVLEVGLGGRLDAVNIVDADVAIITTVDIDHADWLGEDREAIGVEKAGIIRGWKPVILGETDPPSSVLARAYLLGANAIRGGSDFFADVIDAQAWRWRDVGFRIELPMPSLRGPIQLRNAASAIAALRALDKPLSRAAIIDGVAQARIRGRLQAFERDGVEVLVDVGHNPQAARELATSLKVAPRSGRTLAVFAALQDKDAVGVVEALADRVDAWYLAGLDGARAQSATALQARLADTAAAGASTHASVEVALQQALATAKAGDRVLVFGSFHTAAQAVQWLEQAR, translated from the coding sequence ATGAATACCGCCCGCCCGCAGACGCTCGCCGATTGGCTTGCTTACATCGAACAGCAGCACCCGGCCACCATCGACATGGGGCTGGAGCGCGTACGCACGGTCGCCACCGCCATGGGCCTGGGCCAGCCGGCGCCGCACACCATCGTGGTCGGCGGTACCAACGGCAAGGGCTCCACCGTGGCCTTCGTCGAGGCCATCGCGCGGGCGGCCGGCTGGAAGGTGGGCGCGTATACCTCGCCGCACTTGCTGCAGTACAACGAGCGTGTCCGCATCGATGGCGAGGACGCCTCCGACGCGGCCCTGGTCGCGGCCTTCAACGCGATCGAGGACGCCCGCGGCGATACCACGCTGACCTATTTCGAGTACGGCACGCTGGCTGCGCTGCACCTGTTCGCAGGCGCCGGGCTGGACCTGGCGGTGCTGGAAGTGGGGTTGGGTGGGCGCCTGGACGCAGTCAACATCGTCGACGCCGACGTCGCGATCATCACCACGGTGGACATCGACCACGCCGACTGGCTGGGTGAGGACCGCGAGGCCATCGGCGTGGAGAAGGCCGGCATCATCCGCGGCTGGAAGCCGGTGATCCTGGGCGAGACCGATCCGCCCTCGAGCGTGCTGGCGCGCGCCTATCTGCTGGGCGCCAATGCGATCCGGGGTGGCAGCGATTTCTTCGCCGACGTGATCGATGCGCAGGCATGGCGCTGGCGCGATGTCGGTTTCCGTATCGAGCTGCCGATGCCCTCGCTGCGCGGCCCGATCCAGCTGCGCAACGCAGCGTCGGCCATCGCCGCGCTGCGCGCGCTGGACAAGCCGCTGTCGCGCGCGGCGATCATCGACGGCGTGGCGCAGGCGCGCATCCGTGGCCGCCTGCAGGCGTTCGAGCGCGACGGGGTGGAAGTGCTGGTCGATGTCGGGCACAACCCTCAGGCCGCACGCGAACTGGCAACGTCGTTGAAGGTGGCGCCGCGAAGCGGACGCACGCTGGCTGTGTTCGCCGCGCTGCAGGACAAGGACGCGGTGGGCGTGGTCGAGGCCCTGGCCGACCGCGTCGATGCCTGGTACCTGGCCGGGCTCGATGGCGCGCGCGCGCAGAGCGCGACCGCATTGCAGGCACGCCTGGCCGATACCGCCGCTGCCGGCGCGTCCACGCACGCCAGCGTGGAGGTCGCGCTGCAGCAGGCGCTGGCAACTGCGAAGGCAGGCGACCGCGTGCTGGTGTTCGGTTCCTTCCATACCGCTGCACAGGCCGTGCAGTGGCTGGAACAGGCCCGCTGA
- the tdh gene encoding L-threonine 3-dehydrogenase yields the protein MKALVKREAAKGIWLEDVPVPVPGPNEVLIKLEKTAICGTDLHIYLWDEWSQRTIKPGLTIGHEFVGRIAEIGPGVTGYELGQRVSAEGHIVCGHCRNCRGGRPHLCPNTVGIGVNVNGAFAEYMVMPASNLWPIPDQIPSELAAFFDPYGNAAHCALEFDVIGEDVLITGAGPIGIIAAGICKHIGARNVVVTDVNDFRLKLAADMGATRVVNVANTSLKDVMKELHMEGFDVGLEMSGNPRAFNDMLDCMYHGGKIAMLGIMPKGAGCDWDKIIFKGLTVQGIYGRKMYETWYKMTQLVLSGFPLGKVMTHQLPIDEFQKGFDLMEQGKAGKVVLSWN from the coding sequence ATGAAGGCCCTGGTCAAGCGCGAAGCCGCCAAGGGCATCTGGCTCGAAGACGTGCCGGTGCCGGTGCCGGGCCCGAACGAGGTCCTGATCAAGCTGGAGAAGACCGCCATCTGCGGTACCGACCTGCACATCTACCTGTGGGACGAGTGGAGCCAGCGCACGATCAAGCCGGGCCTGACCATCGGCCACGAATTCGTCGGCCGCATCGCTGAAATCGGCCCGGGCGTGACCGGCTACGAGCTCGGCCAGCGCGTCTCGGCCGAAGGCCACATCGTGTGCGGCCACTGCCGCAACTGCCGTGGCGGCCGTCCGCACCTGTGCCCGAACACGGTCGGGATCGGCGTGAACGTCAATGGCGCCTTCGCCGAATACATGGTGATGCCGGCCAGCAACCTGTGGCCGATCCCCGACCAGATCCCCTCGGAACTCGCCGCCTTCTTCGACCCGTACGGCAACGCCGCGCACTGCGCGCTGGAATTCGACGTGATCGGCGAAGACGTGCTGATCACCGGCGCGGGCCCGATCGGCATCATTGCCGCGGGCATCTGCAAGCACATCGGTGCGCGCAACGTGGTGGTCACCGACGTCAATGACTTCCGCCTGAAGCTGGCCGCCGACATGGGCGCCACCCGCGTGGTCAACGTGGCCAACACCTCGCTCAAGGACGTGATGAAGGAACTGCACATGGAGGGCTTCGACGTGGGCCTGGAAATGAGCGGCAACCCGCGCGCGTTCAACGACATGCTCGACTGCATGTACCACGGCGGCAAGATCGCGATGCTCGGCATCATGCCGAAGGGCGCCGGCTGCGACTGGGACAAGATCATCTTCAAGGGCCTGACCGTGCAGGGCATCTACGGCCGCAAGATGTACGAGACCTGGTACAAGATGACCCAGCTGGTGCTGTCCGGCTTCCCGCTCGGCAAGGTGATGACCCACCAGTTGCCGATCGACGAGTTCCAGAAGGGGTTCGACCTGATGGAACAGGGCAAGGCGGGTAAGGTTGTATTGAGCTGGAACTGA
- the kbl gene encoding glycine C-acetyltransferase → MTDAQTAPLTQHYVEELEAIRAQGLFKSERVITSPQSAEITLDDGRQVLNFCANNYLGLADHPDLIQAAKDALDSHGFGMASVRFICGTQDLHKQLEQQIAGFFGKQDTILYAACFDANGGLFEPLLGENDAIISDALNHASIIDGVRLCKAKRFRYANCDMADLEAQLQAADAAGCRTKLITTDGVFSMDGFIAPLDEITALAKKYNALVHIDECHATGFLGATGRGSAEVKGVLDRIDIITGTLGKAMGGALGGFTTASAEVIELLRQRSRPYLFSNSLPPHVVAAGIKAFDMLASADDLRTTLQENTAYFREKMTAAGFDVKPGVHPISPVMLYDAPLAQTFAQRLLEEGIYAIGFFFPVVPKGQARIRTQISAAHTRAHLDRAIDAFTRIGVELGVIKA, encoded by the coding sequence ATGACCGACGCCCAGACCGCCCCGCTCACCCAGCACTATGTTGAGGAACTGGAGGCGATCCGCGCCCAGGGCCTGTTCAAGTCCGAGCGCGTCATCACCAGTCCGCAGTCGGCCGAGATCACCCTGGACGACGGTCGCCAGGTGCTGAACTTCTGCGCCAACAACTACCTGGGCCTGGCCGACCACCCCGACCTGATCCAGGCGGCCAAGGACGCGCTGGACAGCCACGGCTTCGGCATGGCCTCGGTGCGCTTCATCTGCGGCACCCAGGACCTGCACAAGCAGCTGGAGCAGCAGATCGCCGGCTTCTTCGGCAAGCAGGACACCATCCTGTACGCGGCCTGCTTCGACGCCAATGGCGGCCTGTTCGAGCCGCTGCTGGGCGAGAACGACGCGATCATCTCCGATGCGCTCAACCATGCCTCCATCATCGACGGCGTGCGCCTGTGCAAGGCCAAGCGGTTCCGCTACGCCAACTGCGACATGGCCGACCTGGAAGCGCAGCTGCAGGCCGCCGACGCCGCCGGCTGCCGCACCAAGCTGATCACCACCGACGGCGTGTTCTCGATGGACGGCTTCATCGCCCCGCTCGATGAGATCACCGCGCTGGCGAAGAAGTACAACGCACTGGTGCATATCGACGAATGCCACGCCACCGGCTTCCTCGGCGCCACTGGCCGCGGCTCGGCCGAGGTCAAGGGCGTGCTGGATCGGATCGACATCATCACCGGCACCCTGGGCAAGGCCATGGGCGGTGCACTGGGCGGCTTCACCACCGCCAGCGCCGAGGTGATCGAGCTGCTGCGCCAGCGCTCGCGCCCGTACCTGTTCTCCAACTCGCTGCCGCCGCACGTGGTCGCCGCCGGCATCAAGGCCTTCGACATGCTGGCCAGCGCCGATGACCTGCGCACCACCCTGCAGGAAAACACCGCGTACTTCCGCGAGAAGATGACCGCAGCCGGGTTCGACGTGAAGCCGGGCGTGCACCCGATCAGCCCGGTGATGCTGTACGACGCCCCGCTCGCACAGACGTTCGCGCAGCGCCTGCTTGAAGAAGGCATCTACGCGATCGGCTTCTTCTTCCCGGTGGTGCCCAAGGGCCAGGCGCGGATCCGCACCCAGATCAGCGCCGCGCACACCCGCGCGCACCTGGACCGCGCGATCGATGCGTTCACCCGCATCGGCGTGGAGCTGGGTGTGATCAAGGCGTAA